One part of the Gemmatimonadota bacterium genome encodes these proteins:
- a CDS encoding DUF1080 domain-containing protein, with protein sequence MKRFMWSVAAAMLILTGIHGTAAAQDNMLTDAEQEAGWKLLFDGQTLLGWTHRGGSAIWAVEDGMLTGEVTGRGPGYIGTYDEFTNFELSVQFNQDAGHNSGVFVRGPRDTGARVNQYSFYEINIADTHGSGYTTGSIVALAKYEPPPQTEGQWNTMIITADGRDITVTLNGEEAVKIQDSSHYSGVVVLQAFGQGKIRFKNVKIRALD encoded by the coding sequence ATGAAACGTTTCATGTGGAGCGTGGCAGCCGCAATGCTGATTCTGACCGGTATACATGGCACGGCCGCCGCGCAGGACAATATGCTGACCGACGCGGAGCAGGAAGCGGGCTGGAAGCTGTTGTTCGACGGCCAGACCCTCCTGGGCTGGACCCACCGCGGCGGCAGTGCCATCTGGGCGGTGGAAGACGGCATGCTCACCGGCGAGGTGACGGGCCGAGGCCCCGGTTACATCGGCACCTACGACGAGTTCACGAACTTCGAACTGAGCGTGCAGTTCAACCAGGACGCGGGGCACAACAGCGGTGTCTTCGTCCGCGGACCGCGTGATACCGGGGCGCGGGTGAACCAGTACTCCTTCTACGAGATCAACATCGCGGACACCCACGGTTCGGGCTATACCACGGGCAGCATCGTGGCACTGGCCAAGTACGAGCCGCCGCCGCAAACCGAGGGCCAGTGGAACACCATGATCATCACCGCCGACGGACGCGACATCACGGTCACGTTGAACGGGGAAGAAGCGGTCAAGATCCAGGACTCCTCGCACTACAGCGGCGTAGTCGTGCTGCAGGCCTTCGGCCAGGGCAAGATCCGCTTCAAGAACGTCAAGATTCGTGCATTGGATTAA